In a genomic window of Aeromicrobium panaciterrae:
- a CDS encoding carboxymuconolactone decarboxylase family protein, translating into MIIDVPEGKDPINYVWGEMVPGIGGAAATMALKVYSDSTLGLREFEAARLRIAQINGCLFCQDWRTERDGEKVEDTFDEAVQNWRTTDAFDERTRLAAEYAELYASDHHSIDHLFWKRMLAEYDQREVVELSMCIGSWLSFGRLNRILGLDTACVLPSHVV; encoded by the coding sequence ATGATCATCGACGTACCCGAAGGCAAAGACCCCATCAACTACGTATGGGGCGAAATGGTCCCCGGGATCGGCGGCGCAGCGGCAACGATGGCGCTGAAGGTCTACTCCGACTCGACCCTGGGTCTCCGCGAGTTTGAGGCAGCACGCCTCCGCATCGCCCAGATCAACGGCTGCCTGTTCTGCCAGGACTGGCGTACCGAGCGCGACGGCGAGAAGGTCGAAGACACCTTCGACGAGGCCGTACAGAACTGGCGCACCACGGACGCGTTCGACGAACGTACGCGCCTGGCCGCTGAGTACGCCGAGCTGTACGCGTCGGACCACCACAGCATCGACCACCTGTTCTGGAAGCGCATGCTCGCTGAGTACGACCAGCGCGAGGTCGTCGAGCTCAGCATGTGCATCGGTTCGTGGCTGTCGTTCGGACGCCTCAACCGGATCCTCGGACTCGACACCGCCTGCGTCCTGCCGTCACACGTCGTATGA
- a CDS encoding succinic semialdehyde dehydrogenase, producing MTTRPASLTPEFLDSLVKRVPGSTGNTWKLTEVYTGDLLVELPQSSEADIVKASADARAAQEIWGSWSVKKRLGVMKKFHRLVIDNQMLITDLIQAESGKNRRMAFEESCDIPMGTSHYIKRAPKLLKDSKHAGPVPFLSNSTEVRRPKGVVAIIAPWNFPFATGVSDTIPALIAGNAVLLKPDNKTALSPLFGIQLLEEAGIPPGLVQVICGEGPDVGGPMLANANYVMFTGSTATGRVIGELAGKNLIGACLELGGKNPMLVLEDANIDEAVHAALFGSFGNSGQICMHIERLYIHDSIYDEFRDKFVAETQKLNVSAAYDFLPDMGSLVSVDHKDRVVSHVEDAKAKGAKVLTGGNARPDLGPAFFEPTILEGVTKDMLAGATETFGPVVGLYRFKTEDEGIALANDTDYGLNASVWSKDLNHAGEVARRIDSGNVNINDILATAYASKGTPSGGLKQSGVGARHGDQGLLKYTDAQNIGVLKKQVMGPQGKQTYDAYAKQTQTSLKIMRKTRLR from the coding sequence ATGACCACCCGGCCGGCAAGCCTCACGCCGGAGTTCCTGGACAGCCTGGTCAAGCGCGTACCCGGCAGCACCGGCAACACCTGGAAGCTGACTGAGGTCTACACCGGCGATCTGCTGGTCGAGCTGCCTCAGTCGTCCGAGGCCGACATCGTCAAGGCGAGTGCTGACGCACGTGCTGCCCAGGAGATCTGGGGCTCGTGGTCGGTCAAGAAGCGCCTTGGCGTGATGAAGAAGTTCCACCGCCTCGTGATCGACAACCAGATGCTGATCACCGACCTCATCCAGGCCGAGAGCGGCAAGAACCGTCGGATGGCGTTCGAAGAGTCTTGCGACATCCCGATGGGCACGAGCCACTACATCAAGCGCGCGCCCAAGCTGCTCAAGGACAGCAAGCACGCGGGTCCGGTTCCGTTCCTGTCGAACTCGACCGAGGTCCGTCGCCCCAAGGGTGTCGTCGCAATCATCGCGCCGTGGAACTTCCCGTTCGCGACTGGCGTCTCTGACACCATCCCGGCGCTGATCGCTGGCAATGCTGTCCTGCTCAAGCCCGACAACAAGACCGCGCTGTCTCCGCTGTTCGGCATCCAGCTCCTCGAAGAGGCTGGCATTCCGCCCGGCCTCGTTCAGGTCATCTGCGGCGAGGGCCCCGATGTCGGCGGCCCAATGCTGGCCAACGCCAACTACGTCATGTTCACCGGTTCGACGGCGACTGGCCGCGTCATCGGTGAGCTCGCCGGCAAGAACCTCATCGGCGCCTGCCTTGAGCTCGGCGGCAAGAACCCGATGCTCGTTCTCGAGGACGCCAACATCGACGAAGCCGTACACGCGGCCCTGTTCGGCAGCTTCGGCAACTCCGGCCAGATCTGCATGCACATCGAGCGTCTCTACATCCACGACTCGATCTACGACGAGTTCCGCGACAAGTTCGTGGCCGAGACGCAGAAGCTCAACGTCAGCGCCGCGTACGACTTCCTGCCTGACATGGGCTCGCTCGTGTCGGTCGATCACAAGGACCGCGTCGTCTCGCACGTCGAGGACGCCAAGGCGAAGGGCGCAAAGGTCCTCACGGGCGGCAACGCGCGCCCCGACCTCGGCCCCGCGTTCTTCGAGCCGACGATCCTCGAGGGTGTCACCAAGGACATGCTCGCTGGCGCGACAGAGACGTTCGGTCCGGTTGTTGGCCTCTACCGCTTCAAGACTGAGGACGAGGGCATCGCTCTTGCCAACGACACCGACTACGGACTCAATGCCTCGGTCTGGAGCAAGGACCTGAACCACGCCGGTGAGGTTGCTCGCCGCATCGATTCGGGCAACGTCAACATCAACGACATCCTTGCGACCGCTTACGCCTCGAAGGGCACACCCTCGGGTGGCCTGAAGCAGTCCGGTGTCGGCGCCCGCCACGGAGACCAGGGACTGCTCAAGTACACCGACGCGCAGAACATCGGCGTACTCAAGAAGCAGGTCATGGGGCCGCAGGGCAAGCAGACGTACGACGCGTACGCCAAGCAGACCCAGACCTCGCTCAAGATCATGCGCAAAACTCGCCTCCGCTAA
- a CDS encoding dihydrodipicolinate reductase: MIRTAVWGTGNVGRASIRAVDAHPELDLTAVIVHNPEKVGKDAGDLSDVGRTLGVAATDDIDGTLAGIDALVYAASGEIRPEEALADINKAIALGIVAVTPSLYGMYDPDSAPAEFRDPILAAVKEGGGSLFVSGIDPGWGNDILPVLISGLASTIDQIRCQEIFDYTTYDQQDSVRFLIGMGEPMDYEPPMVAPTIPSMVWGGQVRLIAKALGVEVDEITEHVERRALDETVENAAMGTFEKGTQGALRFEVQGVIDGEVKIIVEHVTRIHPDCAPDWPSPPDGGDGAHRVIIEGRPRIEVNVEATDEGGNRASGGNATAVGRIVNSIPWLKDNEPGLYDALQVPLIPGVGKLSRTVTA; this comes from the coding sequence ATGATCCGCACAGCGGTGTGGGGTACCGGGAACGTCGGTCGCGCGTCCATTCGTGCGGTCGACGCTCATCCCGAGCTCGACCTCACTGCGGTGATCGTGCACAACCCCGAGAAGGTCGGCAAGGACGCGGGCGATCTGTCCGACGTCGGTCGCACCCTCGGCGTCGCTGCCACGGACGACATCGATGGCACGCTCGCGGGCATTGATGCGCTCGTCTATGCGGCATCCGGCGAGATCCGTCCCGAAGAGGCACTCGCTGACATCAACAAGGCGATCGCTCTCGGCATCGTCGCCGTCACGCCGTCGCTCTACGGGATGTACGACCCCGACTCAGCTCCCGCGGAGTTCCGCGATCCAATCCTTGCTGCGGTCAAGGAAGGCGGAGGCTCACTCTTCGTCTCCGGCATTGACCCGGGTTGGGGCAACGACATCCTGCCCGTGCTGATCAGCGGCCTGGCTTCGACGATCGACCAGATCCGCTGCCAGGAAATCTTCGACTACACGACGTACGACCAGCAGGACTCCGTACGTTTCCTGATCGGCATGGGTGAGCCCATGGACTACGAACCGCCGATGGTGGCTCCGACGATCCCGTCGATGGTGTGGGGCGGCCAGGTGCGGCTCATTGCCAAGGCGCTCGGCGTCGAGGTCGACGAGATCACCGAACACGTCGAACGCCGCGCATTGGACGAGACCGTCGAGAACGCAGCGATGGGCACGTTCGAGAAGGGCACCCAGGGCGCATTGCGCTTCGAGGTGCAGGGCGTCATCGACGGCGAGGTCAAGATCATCGTCGAGCACGTCACCCGCATCCACCCCGACTGCGCACCCGACTGGCCCTCACCGCCCGATGGCGGCGATGGCGCCCACCGCGTCATCATCGAAGGTCGTCCGCGCATCGAGGTCAACGTCGAAGCAACCGACGAAGGTGGCAACCGCGCTTCAGGCGGCAACGCCACGGCCGTCGGCCGCATCGTCAACTCGATCCCCTGGCTCAAGGACAACGAGCCCGGTCTGTACGACGCACTCCAGGTTCCGCTCATCCCCGGTGTAGGCAAGCTCTCAAGGACGGTCACAGCATGA